In Terriglobia bacterium, the sequence GGGTGGAGAGACGCGCACGACCACCACCGATGCTTCGGGCGGATATCGGTTCGACGCGCTCAATCCCGGCGTATTTTCCATAGCGGTCACCGCGAATGGATTTGCACCCCTGAAGATCGAGAATCTCGAGGTGCGCGCTTCACTCATCACCACGGCCAATGGGAAACTCGACGTCAGTGGGGTGACTTCTTCCGTGAACGTGGAGGCCTCCACGGGCACCGAGCTCCAGACCGTCACGGGCGATCTCAGTCACAGTATCGGGTCTGTCGAGATCACTTCGCTTCCCATTCTCAGCCTGAATCCGATCAGCCTGGTCCTGACCGAGCCGGGGGTCCTGGCTCCCTCCAGCCGCGAAGATTTCACCAACGGTGTGGGGTTTTCCGTCAACGGCACGCGCCCGCGCTCCAACAACTTTCTGATTGATGGCCAGGAAAACAATGACCAGTCCATCCAGGGGCAGGCCCTCCAGCCCACCAATCTCGAAGCCGTGGGCGAGGTCGCCATTCTCACCAACGCTTACGGTCCGGAATTTGGACGCGGCGGTGGATCGGTCACCAACGTGATTTACAAGGGCGGGACGAACCAGTATCACGGCTCGGCCTGGGACCTGATTCAAAGTTCAGCCCTGCAGGCAATCCCCGCCGATCAGAAACTCGTGGGAGTGACCCGCAACCCGGTGAGCATCGAGAACACCTTTGGATTCTCTATGGGAGGTCCCATCATTAAGGACAAGCTGTTCGTCTTCGGGAGCTCACAATGGGATCGCTTCCGCAGTACGGCCAACGATATTACGCTTCGGGTGCCCACCGCGGTCGGCATTGCAACCCTGCAATCCCTTGGCCCCAATCCCAATGTCGATTTTCTCATCAACTCCCTCGGGGGACTGCGGGGCACAGGCAATAGTCTCTCGAACATCGCGCTGGGAAATGGCCGTCCGAGTGTCGAAACCGGGCTGGTACAACGTTCGGGCCTCGCGCAGTTCGACAATAGTACACAATGGGATGTGCGACTCGACTACCTGCCACGGCAAGTCGATACCTTCACATTTCGATACGTTTACTCCGCCAATGTATTCGCGCCGGATACTTTTGCAAACCCCGGCACCCTCTCGCCGTTCGACACGCAACAGGGAGGGATCTCTCAAAACATGGGGATCACCTGGACCCATACGCTGTCCGGGCGGGCACTCAACGAGTTTCGCTTCTCTTATGGGCGAATCAGCGCAGCCTTTGATCCAACGGCGGCGACTCTTAACAATCCCCTGTCGCAGCTTCCTGGGGTCACGATTTCAGGACTCCTGGTGAGTGGCGACCAGTTCGGACTCACCACCGGCTTTCCGCAGGCGCGATTCAAGAATTCCTGGCAGTACCAGGATGCCTACACCTATACCCGCGGCAATCACACCCTTAAAGCCGGGTTTGACATCGACCGCTTCCTCCAAAGGCAGGATGTTCCGTTCAACTCCCGGGGAACCCTGGACTTTACCGCCGGGGGAGGATTCACGGCCCTGGGTAATTTCATCGACAACTTTACCGGCCAATCCGGCGCCGCCTCGATTAACTTCGGGAGTCCAACCGTTTACCCCAACCAGACGTTACAAGCCTACTACGTTCAGGACTCGTGGCGCATCAAACCGAATTTCACCTTCAATTACGGCGTGCGTTACGAGTACTGGGGAACCCCGCTGAATGTTCTTCCCTTCCCGACGGTCGATGGGACCTTCGGACAGGTCGGCACCTTCCCGGTTGCAGTCAGGCAACAGAAAGACACCAACAACTGGGGACCTCGCATCAGCCTTGCCTACACGCCTCATGTTTGGAAGGGACTGTTCGGGGAAGACAAGACCGTCATCCGGGCAGGCTACGGTATGTTTTACGACGGCCTGTTCGGCAACATCCTGGTCAATGCAGGAGCCTCGGTCCCCAATGTCCTGGGCGGAACCTTGACCGGGCAGGATGGAAGAGGCCTGGCGAATGCTTTCAGCCTGATCCCTGCCGTGACGCCGAGCCTGGATCCATTCTCCACGCAAAGTGCGGTGATCTCGAACCTCGTGAACCCGGTCACCCACCAGTGGAATTTCGATATTCAACGGGAGCTGCCCGGCAACTTCATCGTGACGGCAGCCTACGTCGGGACGCGGGGAGAACGGCTTTTCGTCAACGACCAGCTCAACCCGGGAATCGATTTCAACCGCATCAATCCCGACCGCGGCTCCATCCAGGTGCGCACCAATGCGGGCGACTCGATTTACCATGGCTTCAACCTCAAGGTGGATCGTCGCTTCAGCAAGGGCCTTTTGCTGCGAGGCGCCTACACCTGGTCGCGGCTCATTGACGACGGCTCCGAAGTATTTGCGACCACGGGCCTGAGTTCATTTCCACAAGACTCGTTTAACCGCAGTGCTGACCGCGGGCTCTCCGCCTTTGACCGCCGACAACGGCTGGTGCTGTCTTATGTGTACGATCTACCGAGCCTGAAGCGGAATGGTAATTTTGCAGCCTCGGCCGCCAGCTTCGCTTTCCGCGATTGGCAGATTTCGGGAACCACCACCTTCCAGGCAGGCGCCCCGAACACCGTTACCCCGGGGTTCGATATCAATGGCGATTTGAACGGAGGCAGTGATCGCCCCGTGCAGGGCAATGTCAGCGCCCCGCTCACTTCATTCGCCTATGACGGAGTGCAGATCGGCGGAATCCCGGGCGTTTTCTATGATGGCCCCACGTTCAATTCCACAGGCAATCTCGTCCAGGTCGATCCAAACTCTGTGCGTTGGCTTATCCAGGGAGCGGGAGTGGGCAATGTGGGCCGGAATACGATCATCTCACCCGGGCGCCAGGATTGGAACTTTTCGATCGCGCGCCAGTTCAAGATGCCGTCGAAGCATATGGAGGGACAGCACATTGAATTCCGAACCGAGCTCTTCAATGTGTTCAATCACCCCAACCAAGGCAATCTGTCACTCAACCTGCAGGATCCGAGTTTTGGAAATGCAGATGTCACCCGCTTCGGCGGCCGACAGATTCGCTTCTGGCTGAAGTACGCGTTCTAGGCAAAGTTTACCTGCTCCACTTTCGGGGAATCCACCTTGGTGGATTCCCCTTTTTTGTTATTGACCCGGTCGACCAGGAATCGGACAAAGGGTATCCAAATAAGTACTGCCAGATTGACCCGCGGCCTTGATCGCCTGCTCGACGTTACCAGCGAGCATGGGGGACGAATTTAACAGCACCCCGATTCATCGGGGTGGACACAAACCAGGGAAAACATACCGAAACCGTTTCAACGGTTTAGCTCTGACGCTTAGCCAAAGGGAATCGACCACGGGCATCCTTGTTGCGAATGGCGCCAACGAGAGGAAACCGATGAATCGGTTAGAGAGCTGGAATGCGGGGAGAGGTATAGCTTTTTTCTCGCTTAGTGCGATGCCGGGCGCTCTTTTCAACAAGAGATAACTCGGCCAACCATGCATTGTTTCTAATAAATATGCAGAGGGGACGGAGATCCTTGGAAGTCGCATTGATATTGCCCCGGGCCATAACCCGGCACAAATTCTCCCGAACCATTCTACGCAAACCCATAACGTTCTACAGAATTATGGAGTATTCTTCCCCCAATCACCCTGACACTTTGCTTCAATTCTAATATAAGTATAATATTTACAATATTTTACATCCAATCCGAAGGCCACCCTAAGAATGGAATCAAACTTGCGAGATGGAGGCTAGATTTTAGGACCATTGTTCGTATTTACCCTCGCCCGTTTGGGACGGGCATCTTAAAAGCTTAAACACATCAACAGGCCGAATCGAAAAGTGGCAGATGAGGGTCAATTCCAAAGTGCGCGGCTGTTCTTCTCTCTACATGGACAGGACGGGCGGGAGGCTTTTCATTCGGCTCATTTCCAACTTCAACAAGAAGGAGACAACACATGAAGTTTGCATTTAAATCCATGGGACTCGTGATCCTGGTCCTGGCGACCATTGCTCTGATCGCGCTGCCCACGTCAATGAACGCTCAATTGACGCGCGGTACAATCTCGGGAACAGTCCATGACACCTCAGGGGCTGTCATTCCGGGCGCAACGGTGACCATCACCAATCTCGACACAAACTTTGTCCGTGACGCCATCACAAATGAGGTGGGGTTTTATCGCGTTACGGCCCTTGAACCCGGCAACTACTCTGTCAAGATCACCAAGGACGGGTTTGAAGGTATTGAGAACCGTTCCCTTGCGGTTCGGTCTACCCAGGAAGTCACCTATGATGTCGATTTGAAGGTGGCTGCCGCGGGTAACGTCACGGTCGATGTGACAGGCCAGGCGGAAGCGATCAGCTTGAACAAATCGAATCCGACGATCGGTCTTACATCCACGTCGCGCCAGGCTGTGGAATTGCCGCTGAGCGCGGGGCGTGACATTAATCAACTTTCATTGCTCTCTCCGAACGTTTTCACGGCGCCCGGCTCCACGGGAATCTCCGCCAACGGCCAGAGGGCTCGCAACGACAATTTCACTATCGACGGCACCGACAATAACGACATCAGTGTGACACTGGCTACGATCCCGGTCGTGGCCGAGAGCGTCTCGGAGTATCAAGTCCAGACCAATGCGTACAATGCGGAGTTTGGGCACAGCACCGGGGCACAGCTCAATGTGATCACGAAGTCAGGCAGCAACACTCTTCACGGGGAAGGCTGGGAGTACTATCGCGACAACGCCTTGAACGCGCTATCCCCGGGCGAAAAACGAAATGGATTGACCGATCCGGCGCGCTTCGACCGACATCAGGTGGGGTTCGATGTCGGAGGACCGATCAAGAAGGACAGGACTTTCTTCTTCTTCTTGATGCAATGGGATCGCCTTCGTTCCGCAGGGGCACCCGGCACTTCGGCGACCATTCCTACGCCTGCTGGATTTGCGCTGCTGAACACTGTGCCATTGCGTCCGCTGGCCGGCACTGTGCCTGCCCAAACGACCGCGAGCCGGCAGGCAGTGTTGGCTTCGATGGGATTCCTGACCAGTGTTTATGCTAAGAACCCGGTTTTTTCCGCCCTCAAGACAACTCAGATCAATGGGGTGAACATCCCGATCGGGACCATCTCCTTCCCCATCGATCAGCCCAGCAATGTAAGGAACATAACCATTCGCGTGGATCACCGCATCAGCAACAGGGACACCTTCACGGCACGTTACGTCAACAATAAGGAAGACGATACGAACGTGATCAGCAACCTTCAGTTCGGTTCTCTCTTTGGAGGAAACCAGAACATTGTGGACCAGAATGGCGCCCTGAGCGAGACTCACATCTTCAGCCCGACGGTCCTCAACGAATTCCGATTCTCGGCCATCCGGCGAAACCTTGCATTTCCTGAGAACGACCCCAATGATCCTGCGACTGGAATCACGGGATTCTTCTCTATCGGAGGGTTGAGCAATTTCCCGCAAGGGCGTGTCCAGAACAGCTTCCAGTTCCAGGATATTGTGACCTTTCAAAAGGGCCGGCATTCGATTAAGGTGGGCGCCGATATCCGTCGCGTTCGGCTGTTCAACCTGGCGGCTTTTGACTCCAAGGGAACGTTCAGCTTTAACAACCTGCAGGATTTCATGAACAACAACGCCAACTTCTTCCAACAGGCGCTGCAGACGGCAACCTTCGACGCGCGCCAAACGAATCAGGCCTACTTTGCTCAGGACGACTTCAAAGTCACTCCGAATCTGACCTTGAATTTAGGCGTCCGATACGAGTACTCCAGCGTTCCGTTTGGCTTTTTTGGCGCCACCGACCCGCAGTCGTTGGCCGCCTTGGTTCCGGGACCCACACAGCCGGATAAGAACAACTGGGCACCTCGGTTTGGTTTTGCTTATAGTCCCCATGGCGGACCCGGGTTCCTGGGCCGTCTCGTGGGAGACGGGAAGACAGTGTTCCGCGGTGGGTTCGGGATGGCGTACGACATCTTGTTTTACAACATCCTGACTGTTGACGCTTCAAACTTCCCGCGCGTTGTGGTCCCGCGCATCAACAATGCCCCTGACGTGTTCCCCAATCTGCTCCCCGTGAGCGGATCGGCAGTCTTTAATCCCCTGGCCACCTTCGTGAACACGCCGCCTGATGCCCGGACGCCTTATGCCGAGCTTTACAGCTTTGGCATTCAACGGGAGCTTGGCCGGAATTTCGTCCTGGAGGTGGGTTACACGGGCAGCCGTGCCATCAACCAGATCAACCAGGGCGAGCTCAATCCGGCGGTCCTGACTTCCACGCAGATCGCAACGGTCCAAGCATTCGTGACTGCGAACCCGGACAAGCCGGTCCCCTCCAGCCTGATTCCCAGCACGCAGAACCGTCGTCTCCTCCCGCAATTTGGTTCGCGTGTCACCATTGCAACCACGGCGATGGCCTCCTATAACGCGGGGTACTGGTCGTTAAACAAGAAGTTTTCGAATGGATTGCAGTTCGGGACTTCGTATACCTGGAGTCACAACATCAGCAACAACGATGAATCTCTCGGCGTGGCCGCGATCACCGCAGGCTCTCCTCAGGTACCCCAGGATTATTTGAACTATGGAGCGGAGAAGAGCACGTCGGTCTTCGATCGGACGCAGCGGTTCGTGGTCAATTACATCTACGAGATCCCGTGGTTAAAGACGGGCTGGGCACAAAGTTGGGTAGCCCGGCAGGCCTTCAGTGGTTGGGAACTCTCCGGCGTCGATTCGTTCCAATCGGGACAACCCTTCAGTATTCTGACGGGTGTCGACACCAACGGCAATGGCGCCGGTGGTGATCGACCGAATTTCAACCCCGGGGGATCGCTCTCGCTGGACCCGGTGACTGGCAACCTCCGCTCGTTTACCTCTTCCCGTTTGACAGGACCATTTGTAGTCCCGGTAGTATCAAGCGGACTGCCTGTGGCTAGCTCGTTGGGTAACGGCAACCTGGGAAAGAATACTCTGCGTGGCCCGGGATTTGCCAACTTCAACCTCAGTCTTGGGAAAGCCTTCAAATTCGCCGAGCGATATGAACTCAGGGTTCGTCTGGATATGCTGAACGCATTCAACAACCGCTCTTGGGGAAATCCCACCAATAGTATGGCGAGCCCCAACTTCGGCTTGAACCTGAACAACCCGACCCCGCGCACGATGACCTTGGGGGCAAAGTTCAGCTTCTAAGAGGAGACTATTAAATAGACGAACTGAAGAAGTTTTCCTGAAGTTTTTATGGCGCCCCGAGTCATGATTCAGATTCGGGGCGCCTTTTTTTGTCCGTGATCTTGCCCGCGCCATCCGATTAGGCCCGGAGGGCCGAAAGAGTGTAGCCCCACCTGATGCTCCGTTCCGCGCTCTTTGCGGGACCGAGCGAGGGTGGGGTAGTGATGAGAGAAATTGTAAGAGCCCCGCTTGCGGGGCGAAAGACTCCCCTTACGTTCAAAGGATCGCGCTGTTCCAGTCTAACGATTACGGCATCAGGAGGGTGAGACGAGTCGTGAATCAGACCGGAACTGAGGCAATGTCTCAACTCATCCGGATTTATTCAGCACGGAAAAATGGAGGGACGCTGATCTATGTTTCTGTCGGCCCTACGGGCCTCCTGGATTATTATTGATAGGCCTGTACACCCCGCCCTCGCCCCGCAAAAAGAAAAGGCGCGGGGCTCAGACGGGGCTACATTCTGACGGCCCTCCGGGCCTAAACCAGACGGGGCTACATTCTGACGCCCCTCCGGGCCTAAACCAGACGGGGCTACATTCTGACGGCCCTCCGGGCCTAAGCGGTGGTCCCGCCGTGGCGGATCTTCGACAGGTGGGGCAATGCACCGCAGCGCGGAAGCCCTTCGGGCCCAATCGAAAGCGACTTCTCTCTTTCGACCCTGATTTCTGTCCATAACGGGATTCTAATCTTCCCCCGGCTTCCTTCACGGCCATTAACTTCGGGATCCGGGTTGAACACCCCCTCACCCTTTTGCCGTCCAGGGGGACGATCCTCCTGTAACCGCCACCCCTGAATCAGCGTCCGTTGGGATTGAGAGACGTTCTTTGACACGAAGGGCTTCTTTTTCATTTTGAAACTTGATACTGTAGCGGCGGCATGGAACCGGAAGAACGCGACCTTATCAAGCGTTGCCAGCAGGGCCACGAACTCGCCTTCAATGAATTGTTCCGGCGATACCAGTCGAAGATCTTTTCGATCGTGTATCATTTGATCTGGAACCGCGATGACGTGGAAGACGTTGCCCAAAATGTTTTTTCGAAGCTATACTTTTCGATCCGCTCTTATCATTTTCAGGGGGCATTTTCCGTCTGGGTCGAACGCGTCGCGGTCAATCAATGTTTCGATTACCTGCGGCAGAAAAAGCGCCACAAAGGAGCCATCGAACTGGATGCGATGAGCGCTGAAGAAGCCAATGTCACGCTCCAGCCCGCGCGGCCCGGCCATACCCCGGACGCGGAGAAAGGCGTCATCTCACGGCAGGCGGCCACGCGTCTGCTCAAGGAATTGAACGAAAATGACCGTGCCCTGCTGATTCTGAAAGAAGTGGATGGGGCGTCGGTCCAGGAATTGAGCCGGGTGTTCAAGATCTCGGAAAGCAATGTGAAGATCCGGTTGATGCGGGCGCGGCACAAACTGCGCGCCATTTATCAGAAGTCGCAGGAGAGAGCGGCCCCGTTGAAGAGAACAGCGTCAGGGGAAGGTCGATCATGAATTGCCAAATTTGCAGAGTGAACCTGGAAGATTTTATCGAAGAGCGGCTGGAGGGAGCGCTGCTCGAAGAGTTCCAATCCCATTGTAAGGGGTGCGCGGATTGCCGCGCCCTGGTGGAAGACGCCTCCTTTGGGCGGACCGTGGCTCATGCTGCATTTCCCGCAGAAGACTGGAGCGCTTCACCACAGTTCTTCTCCACGCTCTGGCAGTCGATCGAAGCCGAGCGCTCCCGGCCGTTTTCATGGGTGGTGGTTCGAGGTCTGGCGTTGCGCTTTGTCGCCGGGGTGGCATTGATCATCGCCCTGCTGGTCGGGGTCGACGCCCTCAGCGGATCCAGGCCGAGCGAGAGCCAGATGGCCATTGAGAATTACCTGGAAGCGCCCGGCGCCCCTGACGCCTTCCGCGACGTGCTCATTGGAGATGTCAGCACGAATCGGGATCAATTGCTCGATAACCTGATGGTGCGTGACCGGCAGCAGAACTCGATGCCGGCTCCTCATGCACCTGAAAAACAGACACCCAACCCATAACCTCCCGAGGTCATTCTCATGGCTGAACCCCGAGTGAAAATTGTCGGATTGCTGGTCTTGATCTTCCTGCTGGGAGCCATCACGGGCAGCTTGGGATATCGCCTGCTCGAAGAAAAGGGTGCTTTGGCCTCGTCCACCCGGACCGCCCCCGGCGCCAGCCACCGCGGCGAGGTTGTCGACAAGTTTACTCGTGAACTGAACCTGACCCCCGAACAAACCCAGCGCCTCAATGCGATTTTTGCGGAAAACGAACAGAAATTCAGCGAACTCCACAAGAGTTTCAAGCCCCAGGCCGACGCCATCCGCCAGGAAGGGCGCAACAGGATCCGCGCCATGCTCACCGACGAACAGAAGCTCAAGTTTGAGGATATGTTGAGAAAGATGGACGAAGAGCGGCGCCAGCGCGGAGAAGCGCGAAGGAGATAGTCCTTCGAAGTGCGGGCGTCCTCGCCCGCTCTGTGTAATCCGATATTAATAAGAGTTCCGTCCCCCCATTCTGTTTGCCCCCGAAAGTACTTCTTCCTGTCGTTAGTTCATTGCCTCATCTTCCTCCCATCGGTGCGGTCGACTCTAATCTTCTTTTCGGGATGTAAGCCCTACTGGTTGTATCCCGAATTCCGAAGATGAAGGCCATGACTCATGTCGGAGGAAGATTCGATTCCCATCAGGAGATGCTCTTCGAACGAGGCTGCTGTCGGTCTAGGCCCGGAGGGCTGTTGCGCCGCGGCGCATAGCCCCTCCAGTCGAAGACCCTCTGGGGTGGAAAGCTTTGTCCCGTGCATTTTGCTCGAGAACGAGAGTGGACTCAGGGAGTGAAATAAAGTCTGAATAGGCCCGGAGGGACGCCAGATTGTAGCCCCACCAGAAGCTCCGTCCCGCGTTCTTTGCGGGGCGGAGCGAGGGTGGGGTACCGGTCTCTCCGAAGACATCCAAGCCCCGCTTGCGGGGCGAAAGAACCTGTCGAATGGGGCTTAGGTCAAACAAATCCTCTCCGAGTGCAAGGCATCGAATAGGACATTCGGCATACTTGGCTCTTACGACATTATTTCGCCCCGCAAGCGGGGCTCTCACATTTTCTCTCATGGGTACCCCGCCCTCGCCCTCCGCCTACGGCGGACGGGGCTCCCGCCTCGGCGGATCTTCGACAGACGGGGCTACAATCTGAGAGCCCTCTGTGCCTAGACCGACAACAGCCTCGTTCGAAAAGCATGGACGGACAGAACCTAGTCAGACATCTCTCCCTTTTTCTCCCGTCCCTTCAAGATGGGAACGATTCCATTCTTCCCTCATCCCATCCCAATCGATTTGAATCGAAGAGCTTAACACTTGGTTGACACCCTCAACCTCGGAATTCAGTTTATTAGGCAACACCTCTCTTCACCCTCCCCCCCTCATAACTCTCCGCGCCCGCGTGTAACCCATACCGGGACGCCAACGTCCATAGCACTATCAATGCTATTAACTTTTTCCCAGGAGGGAAACTTCATGAAAACAACGTGGTTCAAAGTACTCATGGTTTGCGCTCTGGCGCTGATGCTGTGTTCCGTTTTTGCCTATGCCCAACAGGGGCGTGGGCCCGGCATGCAGTTTGATCCCAACAAGATGACGGGTGGTGAAATCAAGAACATTGATGCCAAGGCCATGACCTTTGAGGTGGAGCGGGTCAATCGGCAGTCCGGCGAGACCACCAAGGACACCATCTATTGCACCGACAAAACCGCATTCAAGAAGGACGGAAATGATGCCAAGTTTTCGGACTTCAAGGTAGGCGACCGCATTCGCGCCACCGGCGAGCGGAAGGATGGAAAGTTCATGGCGGAGCAGGTGATGACCGGGGGCAGACAGCGACCCTCTGGGGAATAGACCTCTCCTTTCTGAAGGGTCAAAACTCTCGTAACCCGGCGCGTTCAGAGTACGTCTTGACGTGCGGGATCTGAAACCGAATCGAGCTGGGCAGGAGCTCGAGGAAAGCACGATTTCTTCGATTCACTCTTCCCGCTCGATTTTTTTTTGAAGCAGTTGTCAAAGGCAGTTGCCAGTTCTCAGTTGTCAGTGAGAGCTGTCAGACATCAGCTTTCAGCTGTCGGCAAGAACGAAGAATTAGGCCATGGATTGCATTTCATAAAGTTCGTCGAAGACA encodes:
- a CDS encoding TonB-dependent receptor; the protein is MNLELNCKRGMVFLAAILLLVSTLTWAQTSKGTIAGTITDATGASVPGATVTIAATTGGETRTTTTDASGGYRFDALNPGVFSIAVTANGFAPLKIENLEVRASLITTANGKLDVSGVTSSVNVEASTGTELQTVTGDLSHSIGSVEITSLPILSLNPISLVLTEPGVLAPSSREDFTNGVGFSVNGTRPRSNNFLIDGQENNDQSIQGQALQPTNLEAVGEVAILTNAYGPEFGRGGGSVTNVIYKGGTNQYHGSAWDLIQSSALQAIPADQKLVGVTRNPVSIENTFGFSMGGPIIKDKLFVFGSSQWDRFRSTANDITLRVPTAVGIATLQSLGPNPNVDFLINSLGGLRGTGNSLSNIALGNGRPSVETGLVQRSGLAQFDNSTQWDVRLDYLPRQVDTFTFRYVYSANVFAPDTFANPGTLSPFDTQQGGISQNMGITWTHTLSGRALNEFRFSYGRISAAFDPTAATLNNPLSQLPGVTISGLLVSGDQFGLTTGFPQARFKNSWQYQDAYTYTRGNHTLKAGFDIDRFLQRQDVPFNSRGTLDFTAGGGFTALGNFIDNFTGQSGAASINFGSPTVYPNQTLQAYYVQDSWRIKPNFTFNYGVRYEYWGTPLNVLPFPTVDGTFGQVGTFPVAVRQQKDTNNWGPRISLAYTPHVWKGLFGEDKTVIRAGYGMFYDGLFGNILVNAGASVPNVLGGTLTGQDGRGLANAFSLIPAVTPSLDPFSTQSAVISNLVNPVTHQWNFDIQRELPGNFIVTAAYVGTRGERLFVNDQLNPGIDFNRINPDRGSIQVRTNAGDSIYHGFNLKVDRRFSKGLLLRGAYTWSRLIDDGSEVFATTGLSSFPQDSFNRSADRGLSAFDRRQRLVLSYVYDLPSLKRNGNFAASAASFAFRDWQISGTTTFQAGAPNTVTPGFDINGDLNGGSDRPVQGNVSAPLTSFAYDGVQIGGIPGVFYDGPTFNSTGNLVQVDPNSVRWLIQGAGVGNVGRNTIISPGRQDWNFSIARQFKMPSKHMEGQHIEFRTELFNVFNHPNQGNLSLNLQDPSFGNADVTRFGGRQIRFWLKYAF
- a CDS encoding TonB-dependent receptor, with the translated sequence MKFAFKSMGLVILVLATIALIALPTSMNAQLTRGTISGTVHDTSGAVIPGATVTITNLDTNFVRDAITNEVGFYRVTALEPGNYSVKITKDGFEGIENRSLAVRSTQEVTYDVDLKVAAAGNVTVDVTGQAEAISLNKSNPTIGLTSTSRQAVELPLSAGRDINQLSLLSPNVFTAPGSTGISANGQRARNDNFTIDGTDNNDISVTLATIPVVAESVSEYQVQTNAYNAEFGHSTGAQLNVITKSGSNTLHGEGWEYYRDNALNALSPGEKRNGLTDPARFDRHQVGFDVGGPIKKDRTFFFFLMQWDRLRSAGAPGTSATIPTPAGFALLNTVPLRPLAGTVPAQTTASRQAVLASMGFLTSVYAKNPVFSALKTTQINGVNIPIGTISFPIDQPSNVRNITIRVDHRISNRDTFTARYVNNKEDDTNVISNLQFGSLFGGNQNIVDQNGALSETHIFSPTVLNEFRFSAIRRNLAFPENDPNDPATGITGFFSIGGLSNFPQGRVQNSFQFQDIVTFQKGRHSIKVGADIRRVRLFNLAAFDSKGTFSFNNLQDFMNNNANFFQQALQTATFDARQTNQAYFAQDDFKVTPNLTLNLGVRYEYSSVPFGFFGATDPQSLAALVPGPTQPDKNNWAPRFGFAYSPHGGPGFLGRLVGDGKTVFRGGFGMAYDILFYNILTVDASNFPRVVVPRINNAPDVFPNLLPVSGSAVFNPLATFVNTPPDARTPYAELYSFGIQRELGRNFVLEVGYTGSRAINQINQGELNPAVLTSTQIATVQAFVTANPDKPVPSSLIPSTQNRRLLPQFGSRVTIATTAMASYNAGYWSLNKKFSNGLQFGTSYTWSHNISNNDESLGVAAITAGSPQVPQDYLNYGAEKSTSVFDRTQRFVVNYIYEIPWLKTGWAQSWVARQAFSGWELSGVDSFQSGQPFSILTGVDTNGNGAGGDRPNFNPGGSLSLDPVTGNLRSFTSSRLTGPFVVPVVSSGLPVASSLGNGNLGKNTLRGPGFANFNLSLGKAFKFAERYELRVRLDMLNAFNNRSWGNPTNSMASPNFGLNLNNPTPRTMTLGAKFSF
- a CDS encoding sigma-70 family RNA polymerase sigma factor, with protein sequence MEPEERDLIKRCQQGHELAFNELFRRYQSKIFSIVYHLIWNRDDVEDVAQNVFSKLYFSIRSYHFQGAFSVWVERVAVNQCFDYLRQKKRHKGAIELDAMSAEEANVTLQPARPGHTPDAEKGVISRQAATRLLKELNENDRALLILKEVDGASVQELSRVFKISESNVKIRLMRARHKLRAIYQKSQERAAPLKRTASGEGRS
- a CDS encoding Spy/CpxP family protein refolding chaperone is translated as MAEPRVKIVGLLVLIFLLGAITGSLGYRLLEEKGALASSTRTAPGASHRGEVVDKFTRELNLTPEQTQRLNAIFAENEQKFSELHKSFKPQADAIRQEGRNRIRAMLTDEQKLKFEDMLRKMDEERRQRGEARRR